Proteins co-encoded in one Cupriavidus nantongensis genomic window:
- the kynA gene encoding tryptophan 2,3-dioxygenase, producing MSEFKGCPFSGAAPAATPAAAPQGDGWHGAQMDFARDMSYGDYLGLDQILSAQHPLSPDHNEMLFIVQHQTTELWMKLMLHELRAARESVKGDSLPPAFKMLTRVSRIMDQLVQAWNVLATMTPPEYSAMRPYLGMSSGFQSYQYREIEFILGNKNAAMLRPHAHRPEHLALVEAALKTPSLYDEAIRLMARRGFAIDADCVERDWTQPTAYNASVEAAWLEVYRNPGAHWELYELGEKFVDLEDAFRQWRFRHVTTVERVIGFKRGTGGTEGVSYLRKMLDVVLFPELWKLRTDL from the coding sequence ATGAGCGAATTCAAGGGATGCCCCTTCTCCGGCGCGGCGCCGGCAGCCACGCCGGCAGCCGCCCCGCAAGGCGACGGCTGGCATGGCGCGCAGATGGATTTCGCCAGGGACATGAGCTATGGCGACTACCTCGGCCTGGACCAGATCCTGAGCGCGCAGCATCCGCTGTCGCCGGACCATAACGAGATGCTGTTTATCGTGCAGCACCAGACCACCGAGCTGTGGATGAAGCTGATGCTGCACGAACTGCGCGCCGCGCGCGAGTCGGTCAAGGGCGACAGCCTGCCGCCGGCGTTCAAGATGCTGACGCGCGTGTCGCGCATCATGGACCAGCTGGTGCAGGCGTGGAACGTGCTGGCCACGATGACGCCGCCCGAATACTCGGCGATGCGGCCCTACCTGGGCATGTCGTCGGGCTTCCAGTCGTACCAGTACCGCGAGATCGAGTTCATTCTCGGCAACAAGAACGCCGCCATGCTGCGTCCGCATGCGCACCGGCCGGAACACCTGGCGCTGGTCGAGGCCGCGCTGAAGACGCCGTCGCTGTACGACGAGGCGATCCGGCTGATGGCGCGGCGCGGCTTTGCCATCGACGCCGACTGCGTCGAGCGCGACTGGACCCAGCCGACCGCGTACAACGCCTCGGTCGAGGCGGCGTGGCTGGAGGTCTACCGCAACCCCGGCGCGCACTGGGAACTCTATGAGCTGGGCGAGAAGTTCGTCGACCTGGAAGACGCGTTCCGGCAATGGCGCTTCCGCCATGTGACCACGGTCGAGCGGGTGATCGGCTTCAAGCGCGGCACCGGCGGCACCGAGGGTGTCAGCTACCTGCGCAAGATGCTGGACGTGGTGCTGTTTCCGGAATTGTGGAAGCTGCGCACTGACCTTTGA
- the kynB gene encoding arylformamidase, whose amino-acid sequence MTAPNPDPRRLWDISPPLSTATPVWPGDTPFQQQPAWQIDAHCPVNVGRITLSPHTGAHADAPLHYAADGAPIGAVPLAPYLGPCRVIHCIGAAPLVQPHHVEHALEALPPRVLLRTYRQAPLAQWDPDFCAVSPDTIALLAAHGVQLVGIDTPSLDPQDSKTMDAHNAVRRHGLAILEGIVLDQVDAGDYELIALPLRFAALDASPVRAVLRSLD is encoded by the coding sequence ATGACCGCCCCCAATCCCGACCCGCGCCGGCTGTGGGACATCAGCCCGCCGCTGTCGACCGCCACGCCGGTATGGCCGGGCGATACGCCGTTCCAGCAACAGCCGGCCTGGCAGATCGACGCCCATTGCCCGGTCAATGTCGGCCGCATCACGCTGTCGCCGCACACCGGCGCGCATGCGGACGCGCCGCTGCACTACGCCGCCGACGGCGCGCCGATCGGCGCCGTGCCGCTGGCGCCCTACCTGGGCCCGTGCCGCGTGATCCACTGCATCGGCGCCGCGCCGCTGGTGCAGCCGCATCATGTCGAGCATGCGCTCGAGGCGCTGCCGCCGCGGGTGCTGCTGCGCACCTACCGGCAGGCGCCGCTGGCGCAGTGGGACCCTGATTTTTGCGCGGTGTCGCCCGACACCATCGCGCTGCTGGCCGCGCACGGCGTGCAGCTGGTCGGCATCGACACGCCCTCGCTCGATCCGCAGGACTCCAAGACCATGGACGCGCACAACGCCGTGCGCCGCCATGGCCTGGCGATCCTGGAAGGCATCGTGCTGGACCAGGTCGATGCCGGCGACTATGAACTGATCGCGCTGCCGCTGCGCTTTGCCGCGCTGGATGCCAGCCCGGTGCGCGCGGTGCTGCGCAGCCTCGACTGA
- the kynU gene encoding kynureninase — MTTIDREHCIRLDQQDPLRPLRDQFALPQGVIYLDGNSLGARPRAAAARAAQVVAEEWGDGLIRSWNTAGWFDLPQRLGNKLAGLVGAGHDEVVVTDTTSINLFKVLAAALRVQQTRDPARKVIVSEASNFPTDLYIAQGLADLLQQGYSLRLVNSPAEIDAAVGADTAVLMLTHVNYKTGEMLDMAGLTELAHARGALTVWDLCHSAGAVPVDLKAAGADYAIGCTYKYLNGGPGSPAFVWVAPALRDAFWQPLSGWWGHAAPFAMDPQYRPVEGVRRFLCGTQPVTSLAMVECGLDIFAQTNMQVLRAKSLLLTDLFIELVEARCGHHPLTLVTPREHARRGSQVSLEHPDGYALVQALIERGVIGDYREPRIARFGFTPLYTSFAEVWDAVEILRDVLDSGAYRDARFQTRGQVT, encoded by the coding sequence ATGACGACCATTGACCGCGAGCACTGTATCCGGCTCGACCAGCAAGACCCGCTGCGCCCGCTGCGTGACCAGTTCGCGCTGCCCCAGGGCGTGATCTACCTCGACGGCAATTCGCTCGGCGCCCGCCCGCGCGCCGCCGCCGCGCGTGCCGCCCAGGTGGTGGCCGAGGAATGGGGCGACGGCCTGATCCGCAGCTGGAACACCGCCGGCTGGTTCGACCTGCCGCAGCGCCTGGGCAACAAGCTGGCGGGGCTGGTGGGCGCGGGCCACGATGAAGTGGTGGTCACCGACACCACCTCGATCAACCTGTTCAAGGTGCTGGCCGCGGCGCTGCGGGTGCAGCAGACGCGCGACCCGGCGCGCAAGGTGATCGTCTCCGAGGCCAGCAACTTTCCCACCGACCTGTATATCGCGCAGGGCCTGGCCGACCTGCTGCAGCAGGGCTATTCGCTGCGGCTGGTGAATTCGCCGGCCGAGATCGACGCCGCGGTCGGCGCCGACACCGCGGTGCTGATGCTGACCCACGTCAACTACAAGACCGGCGAGATGCTCGACATGGCCGGGCTGACCGAGCTGGCCCACGCGCGCGGCGCGCTGACGGTGTGGGATCTGTGCCATTCGGCCGGCGCCGTGCCGGTCGACCTGAAGGCGGCCGGGGCCGACTACGCCATCGGCTGCACCTACAAGTACCTGAACGGCGGCCCGGGCTCGCCCGCCTTCGTCTGGGTCGCGCCGGCGCTGCGCGATGCCTTCTGGCAGCCGCTGTCGGGCTGGTGGGGCCATGCCGCGCCGTTCGCGATGGATCCGCAGTACCGCCCGGTCGAGGGCGTGCGCCGCTTCCTGTGTGGCACGCAGCCGGTCACGTCGCTGGCGATGGTCGAGTGCGGGCTGGACATCTTCGCCCAGACCAATATGCAGGTGCTGCGCGCCAAGTCATTGCTGCTGACCGACTTGTTCATCGAACTGGTCGAGGCTCGCTGCGGGCACCACCCGCTGACGCTGGTCACGCCGCGCGAGCACGCGCGCCGCGGCAGCCAGGTCAGCCTGGAGCACCCGGACGGCTATGCCCTGGTGCAGGCCCTGATCGAGCGCGGCGTGATCGGCGACTACCGCGAGCCGCGCATCGCCCGCTTCGGCTTCACGCCGCTCTACACCAGCTTCGCCGAGGTGTGGGATGCTGTGGAAATCCTGCGCGACGTGCTGGACAGCGGCGCCTATCGCGACGCGCGCTTCCAGACGCGCGGCCAGGTGACCTGA
- a CDS encoding Lrp/AsnC family transcriptional regulator — translation MNLDPTDLRILTCLQENGRISNQDLADRVALSPSACLRRVRLLEESGVIGGYRAWFDAEQLGLELEAIVQVSMRHDVEGWHDTFIAAVQSWPEVLSAYIITGDSNYILRVQARNLKHYSDFIVNRLYRTPGVMDIRSNIVLQRIKVDSSPLAILKSDAEAGR, via the coding sequence ATGAACCTCGATCCGACCGATCTGCGCATCCTGACCTGCCTGCAGGAGAACGGCCGCATCAGCAACCAGGACCTGGCCGACCGCGTGGCGCTGTCGCCGTCGGCCTGCCTGCGCCGGGTCCGGCTGCTGGAAGAGTCGGGGGTGATCGGCGGCTATCGCGCCTGGTTCGATGCCGAGCAACTGGGGCTGGAGCTGGAGGCGATCGTGCAGGTGTCGATGCGCCATGACGTGGAGGGCTGGCACGACACCTTTATCGCCGCGGTGCAGTCGTGGCCGGAGGTGCTGTCGGCGTACATCATCACCGGCGACAGCAACTACATCCTGCGCGTGCAGGCGCGCAACCTGAAGCACTACTCGGACTTCATCGTCAACCGTCTGTACCGCACCCCGGGCGTGATGGATATCCGCTCGAATATCGTGCTGCAGCGGATCAAGGTAGACAGTTCGCCGCTGGCGATCCTGAAGTCGGACGCTGAAGCCGGCCGCTGA
- a CDS encoding MarR family winged helix-turn-helix transcriptional regulator gives MADLPAAPSPQPFVDGYLAYLLARASHLISGEFHREVEASGLSVQEWRVLATLADRPDCTVGALAEITLTKQPTLTKLVDRMAHDGLVRRRAGKTDRRQALVSITPRGLALVQPLLERAAQHERAVLDDFGARQGAQLKETLRQLIALHTQR, from the coding sequence ATGGCGGACCTGCCGGCAGCCCCCTCGCCCCAGCCCTTTGTCGACGGCTACCTGGCCTACCTGCTGGCGCGCGCCAGCCATCTGATCTCGGGCGAATTCCATCGCGAGGTCGAGGCCAGCGGCCTGTCGGTGCAGGAATGGCGCGTGCTGGCGACGCTGGCCGACCGCCCCGACTGCACCGTCGGCGCGCTGGCGGAAATCACGCTGACCAAGCAGCCCACGCTGACCAAGCTGGTCGACCGCATGGCGCACGACGGCCTGGTCCGGCGCCGCGCCGGCAAGACCGACCGCCGCCAGGCGCTGGTCTCGATCACGCCGCGCGGGCTGGCGCTGGTGCAGCCGCTGCTCGAGCGCGCCGCGCAGCACGAGCGCGCGGTGCTGGATGACTTCGGCGCCCGCCAGGGCGCGCAGCTGAAGGAAACCCTGCGCCAGCTGATCGCGCTGCACACGCAGCGCTAG